A portion of the Sus scrofa isolate TJ Tabasco breed Duroc chromosome 5, Sscrofa11.1, whole genome shotgun sequence genome contains these proteins:
- the LOC100626199 gene encoding retinol dehydrogenase 16 isoform X1 encodes MWLYLVVLVGLYYLLRWQRERQVVSHLRDKYVFITGCDSGFGNLLARQLDLRGLRVLAACLTEQGAQQLRKQTSDRLETVLLDVTKTESVAAAKEWVKERVGDRGLWGLVNNAGICMPLAPNEWLTKQDFMVMLDVNLLGMVDVTLQLLPLVRKTKGRVVNVSSVMGRVSLFGGGYCLSKYGVEAFSDSLRRELSYFGVKVAVIEPGFFMTNMTAAEVFNGNLQAAWQQASPEVKDLYGDAFVANFMKTYDLLKPQWSGNLSLVTNCMEHALTSCHPRTRYSPGWDAKFFYLPMSYLPTFLMDLMMCYGAPRPAKVL; translated from the exons ATGTGGCTGTACCTGGTGGTCCTCGTGGGCCTGTACTACCTCCTGCGCTGGCAGCGGGAGAGGCAGGTGGTGAGCCACCTGAGGGACAAGTATGTCTTCATCACGGGCTGTGACTCGGGCTTCGGGAACCTGCTGGCCAGGCAGCTGGACCTGCGGGGCTTGAGGGTCCTGGCTGCATGTCTGACGGAGCAGGGGGCCCAGCAGCTGAGGAAGCAGACGTCAGACAGGCTGGAGACGGTGCTCCTGGACGTGACCAAGACAGAGAGCGTCGCTGCGGCCAAGGAGTGGGTGAAGGAGCGTGTGGGGGACAGAG GACTCTGGGGCCTGGTGAACAATGCTGGCATTTGCATGCCCCTGGCTCCCAATGAGTGGCTGACCAAGCAGGActtcatggtgatgctggatgtGAACCTGTTGGGGATGGTCGACGTgaccctgcagctgctgcccctcGTGAGGAAGACCAAGGGCCGTGTGGTCAACGTCTCCAGTGTCATGGGCCGGGTGTCCCTCTTTGGCGGCGGCTACTGCCTGTCCAAGTACGGCGTTGAGGCCTTCTCAGACTCCCTCAG GAGGGAGCTCTCCTACTTTGGGGTGAAGGTGGCTGTGATCGAGCCTGGCTTCTTCATGACCAATATGACTGCCGCTGAGGTGTTTAATGGAAACCTCCAGGCAGCATGGCAGCAGGCCAGCCCAGAGGTCAAGGATCTCTATGGAGACGCATTCGTGGCTAACT TCATGAAGACATATGACCTATTGAAGCCCCAATGGTCTGGGAATCTGTCTTTGGTGACCAACTGCATGGAGCACGCCCTGACCTCCTGCCACCCCCGCACGCGATACTCACCTGGCTGGGACGCCAAGTTCTTCTACCTCCCCATGAGCTACTTGCCCACCTTCCTCATGGATCTCATGATGTGCTATGGTGCCCCTAGGCCTGCTAAGGTCCTGTAA
- the LOC100626199 gene encoding retinol dehydrogenase 3 isoform X2, whose translation MSDGAGGPAAEEADVRQAGDGAPGRDQDRERRCGQGVGEGACGGQSEWLTKQDFMVMLDVNLLGMVDVTLQLLPLVRKTKGRVVNVSSVMGRVSLFGGGYCLSKYGVEAFSDSLRRELSYFGVKVAVIEPGFFMTNMTAAEVFNGNLQAAWQQASPEVKDLYGDAFVANFMKTYDLLKPQWSGNLSLVTNCMEHALTSCHPRTRYSPGWDAKFFYLPMSYLPTFLMDLMMCYGAPRPAKVL comes from the exons ATGTCTGACGGAGCAGGGGGCCCAGCAGCTGAGGAAGCAGACGTCAGACAGGCTGGAGACGGTGCTCCTGGACGTGACCAAGACAGAGAGCGTCGCTGCGGCCAAGGAGTGGGTGAAGGAGCGTGTGGGGGACAGAG TGAGTGGCTGACCAAGCAGGActtcatggtgatgctggatgtGAACCTGTTGGGGATGGTCGACGTgaccctgcagctgctgcccctcGTGAGGAAGACCAAGGGCCGTGTGGTCAACGTCTCCAGTGTCATGGGCCGGGTGTCCCTCTTTGGCGGCGGCTACTGCCTGTCCAAGTACGGCGTTGAGGCCTTCTCAGACTCCCTCAG GAGGGAGCTCTCCTACTTTGGGGTGAAGGTGGCTGTGATCGAGCCTGGCTTCTTCATGACCAATATGACTGCCGCTGAGGTGTTTAATGGAAACCTCCAGGCAGCATGGCAGCAGGCCAGCCCAGAGGTCAAGGATCTCTATGGAGACGCATTCGTGGCTAACT TCATGAAGACATATGACCTATTGAAGCCCCAATGGTCTGGGAATCTGTCTTTGGTGACCAACTGCATGGAGCACGCCCTGACCTCCTGCCACCCCCGCACGCGATACTCACCTGGCTGGGACGCCAAGTTCTTCTACCTCCCCATGAGCTACTTGCCCACCTTCCTCATGGATCTCATGATGTGCTATGGTGCCCCTAGGCCTGCTAAGGTCCTGTAA